The genomic DNA TCCGAGAACAGCGATCGTGGGTTTTGACATGTTGGCTCCCTCCAAAGATCATTGAACCATTGTCGCGCGGGATTCAGGCCGCGCTTCGCTCAGCCGGTCACTCGCGCTCGCGCCGCGCATCCACCATCGGCGTGCGTTTCTGGCTGGCCAACCAGCGTTTCCACGCCTGCTGATCGTAGCCAAAGTCTTGCCCAGTCAGCGAGGCCAGCGCGTTGCGCACGTTCTGATTGTTGAAATTCCGATCCTCGGTCTTCGGACCACCGCCGCCAAAGCTAAACGTGCCGCCGCCGTTTCCCCCACCTCCGCCGAACGTCGGATTCATATTGCCGCTGGGGGGCGCAACCTGCACCGAGTGGAGCGTAACCAGGGAATCGATCAACGGTCGGACCGCGCTTTTGTCCTTCATCCGCCCAAGCGCGTCCGCCGCCCGATTGATCATGTAGTTTTCTTTCGACTTCAACCGCCGGATATACGTCGTCACGGCCACGGTGCCCGTCTGTTTTTCGAGGTAATCAAGGCAGGTCATGCGGATTTCCTCGTCCGCGTCATCGAGTGAAAAGATAATCAACGTCTGCCAGGCGTCGGGCGACCCGATGCGAGCCAGCGTTTCGATGTACATCTTGCGAATTGTTTCGTTCGTCTCGTCGCGCAACTCCTTCTGCAATGCCGGCACGGCCATCGGATCGTTCAGCTTTTGGAACTGCGCGAGGGCTTCCTGGTTACGCTCGCTGTCGATCCAGCGCCGCCACATGTTAACCT from Pirellulales bacterium includes the following:
- a CDS encoding HEAT repeat domain-containing protein, coding for MKQQIATAVVLILLPSTLRTVRADTFVLENGGQVEGTLQNTTENPRTSYVIKTSTGGQITLARDQVAEMRRTKSTEIEYIKHRPDYPDTVEGQMALAELCRTMQLPEQRVRHLERVIELDPDNAKARRALGYQQVNGEWKTQEEVFQERGMVKDDSGHYRVPQQIEEIKRKRDQEKARKEWFKKVNMWRRWIDSERNQEALAQFQKLNDPMAVPALQKELRDETNETIRKMYIETLARIGSPDAWQTLIIFSLDDADEEIRMTCLDYLEKQTGTVAVTTYIRRLKSKENYMINRAADALGRMKDKSAVRPLIDSLVTLHSVQVAPPSGNMNPTFGGGGGNGGGTFSFGGGGPKTEDRNFNNQNVRNALASLTGQDFGYDQQAWKRWLASQKRTPMVDARRERE